One Triticum dicoccoides isolate Atlit2015 ecotype Zavitan chromosome 4B, WEW_v2.0, whole genome shotgun sequence genomic window carries:
- the LOC119293331 gene encoding uncharacterized protein LOC119293331: MAATMKLTITFLLLVSGLVVFGDAKKAPCAVVCVQGGHITCDNYPGQKLDGCDCQCAPKDGKGCVLHLNSGSTNQCTTTPEY; encoded by the exons ATGGCTGCCACCATGAAGCTGACAAtcaccttcctcctcctcgtctccg GGCTGGTGGTGTTCGGCGACGCCAAGAAGGCGCCGTGCGCCGTGGTGTGCGTCCAGGGAGGGCACATCACCTGCGACAACTACCCCGGGCAGAAGCTCGACGGGTGCGACTGCCAGTGCGCGCCCAAGGACGGCAAGGGCTGCGTGCTCCACCTCAACAGCGGCTCCACCAACCAGTGCACCACCACGCCGGAGTACTGA